One part of the Oceanihabitans sp. IOP_32 genome encodes these proteins:
- a CDS encoding TolB family protein, with protein MKYLILITGLFIFVYAVINGSNNNLKSDKFDAINQLKTDSRKLAFQSGEFICVYSFLNQNAKKITQGFDPCISPNGKWIAYTKSSHDTVDFSRNIALISTKSGKITDLNLNNKNNFGAIFSPTGEYLAFSIFKTTWQIGLIKPDGSAFKMITNNSSNGLYAPTWGANGKYIYTHDLFNLYKFNISGKQLETYNLSKLLGDEFFFSTESRFWFTSDHKNLIFEAGINEYVAGLNTPSSAIFCYNFTTKEVKRLTKKGLCATNLWLDRADHLYYSGFENLKEPQIIYQMSLKDSIPVALFKGTHPSIGQ; from the coding sequence ATGAAGTATCTTATTTTAATAACTGGACTTTTTATATTCGTTTATGCCGTTATCAATGGTTCGAACAATAATTTAAAAAGCGATAAATTTGATGCGATAAATCAACTTAAAACAGATTCGCGAAAATTGGCTTTTCAAAGCGGTGAGTTTATTTGTGTGTACAGCTTTTTAAACCAGAATGCTAAAAAAATAACTCAAGGATTTGACCCCTGTATTTCACCAAACGGCAAATGGATTGCTTATACAAAATCATCTCATGATACCGTTGATTTTTCAAGAAATATAGCGTTGATTAGTACAAAAAGCGGGAAAATTACCGACTTAAACCTAAATAACAAAAATAATTTCGGGGCAATATTTTCGCCCACTGGTGAGTATTTAGCCTTTAGTATATTTAAAACTACATGGCAAATTGGACTGATAAAGCCTGATGGTTCCGCATTTAAAATGATAACAAACAACTCATCAAATGGACTATATGCTCCAACTTGGGGCGCAAATGGAAAATATATTTATACCCACGACCTATTTAACTTGTATAAGTTTAACATTAGTGGGAAACAACTGGAGACCTACAATTTATCAAAACTTCTTGGAGATGAGTTCTTTTTTTCAACTGAGTCGCGTTTTTGGTTTACATCTGATCATAAAAATTTAATATTTGAGGCTGGAATAAACGAATATGTAGCAGGATTGAATACGCCTTCTAGTGCTATATTTTGTTATAATTTTACCACAAAAGAGGTTAAACGATTAACTAAAAAAGGACTTTGTGCAACGAACTTGTGGTTGGATAGAGCAGATCATTTGTATTATTCCGGATTTGAAAATTTAAAAGAACCCCAAATAATTTACCAAATGAGCTTAAAAGATTCTATACCCGTTGCGCTATTTAAAGGAACACACCCGAGCATTGGTCAATAA
- a CDS encoding right-handed parallel beta-helix repeat-containing protein, whose product MRNFFFFVLLSTTIMSCNKEDLADALLAENTENTENTDTTETQTPDVQNVTAPCDFTLDDVKPNATVVINCIMDLGGKTITLPENVTISYEGGDIINGTIIFSTGSTLDSELLNKSLTISGTSPQLKDTNFNFIPSRWGIVEGKVSDEVALNNRNILSDLFIKTKALGVTTFNIDKMDAYFLVSKENNFPPKYRMGDIFIPSDFNLNMTDNTHLRVQPNGFTDFTLLAVYKESNVTITGGNLHGDRDEHNYSTCGGREWCQDSDLLKLEAAVNVVVDGVNFYNSTADGIMVKAIGFSFNPDYRPSHNIVIKNCIIDKSRRNNISIVNAHDVIVENCQILNAGVDTGKSLGTNPKAGIDIEALRDIDSAGNYIYYEIVKDVIIRNNVEKGSARSAFIVAIGDDTLIENNDTENGISYSLATGVKIRNNRITGVSEKHLNSNAIGGGVANTETTYNNEISGNIIKGYGTGITLYAKQAKVFNNVIENAGKGIFVPDEVRDTQIYGNIITNNSTEFTRGIYAHTAVMKNVQIYSNDINVKVGNTVALSSVNANTTTPNKIEVRVYDNKFNNGTAKISSSTNGVEMKNNN is encoded by the coding sequence ATGAGAAATTTTTTCTTCTTCGTATTACTGTCAACCACAATCATGTCGTGTAATAAGGAAGATTTAGCAGATGCGCTTTTAGCAGAGAACACAGAGAACACAGAAAATACCGATACTACCGAAACCCAGACCCCCGATGTACAAAATGTAACTGCACCTTGTGATTTTACTTTAGATGATGTTAAACCTAATGCTACAGTGGTAATAAATTGTATAATGGATCTTGGTGGTAAAACAATTACCCTGCCAGAAAATGTAACTATTTCTTATGAAGGAGGCGATATAATTAATGGAACTATTATTTTCTCTACGGGCTCAACTTTAGATTCTGAGTTGCTAAATAAATCGCTAACCATTTCAGGTACTTCTCCTCAATTAAAAGACACGAACTTTAACTTTATTCCCAGCCGATGGGGTATTGTAGAGGGCAAAGTTTCTGATGAGGTTGCCTTAAATAATAGAAATATTTTAAGCGATCTTTTTATTAAAACCAAAGCCTTGGGTGTAACTACTTTTAATATTGATAAAATGGATGCTTACTTCTTGGTAAGTAAAGAAAATAATTTCCCGCCTAAATATAGAATGGGTGATATCTTTATCCCTTCAGATTTTAACTTAAACATGACCGATAACACGCACTTAAGAGTGCAGCCAAATGGTTTTACAGATTTTACGTTATTAGCCGTATATAAGGAATCGAATGTTACGATAACAGGTGGTAACTTACATGGCGATAGAGACGAGCATAACTACAGTACATGTGGTGGTAGAGAATGGTGTCAAGATAGCGATTTGTTAAAGCTTGAAGCTGCTGTTAATGTGGTTGTAGATGGTGTGAACTTCTACAATTCTACAGCCGATGGCATAATGGTTAAAGCTATTGGATTCTCTTTTAATCCCGATTATAGACCATCTCATAACATTGTTATAAAAAATTGTATTATCGATAAAAGTAGAAGAAATAACATATCTATAGTTAACGCACATGATGTTATTGTTGAAAATTGCCAAATTTTAAACGCAGGTGTAGACACTGGAAAATCTTTGGGAACTAATCCCAAGGCAGGAATTGATATTGAAGCGTTAAGAGATATTGACAGTGCTGGTAATTATATTTATTACGAAATAGTAAAGGATGTTATTATTAGAAATAATGTTGAAAAGGGGAGTGCGCGATCTGCTTTTATAGTAGCTATTGGAGATGATACACTCATTGAAAATAACGATACTGAAAATGGTATAAGTTATTCTTTGGCCACAGGCGTTAAAATTAGAAACAATAGAATTACTGGCGTTTCAGAAAAGCATTTAAACAGTAATGCTATTGGCGGAGGTGTTGCCAATACCGAAACAACCTATAATAATGAAATTTCCGGAAATATAATAAAAGGTTATGGTACCGGAATTACCTTATATGCAAAACAAGCAAAAGTTTTTAATAATGTTATCGAGAATGCTGGAAAAGGTATTTTTGTACCAGATGAGGTTAGAGATACACAAATTTACGGTAATATAATTACTAATAATTCTACTGAATTCACAAGAGGTATTTATGCCCATACTGCGGTGATGAAGAATGTTCAAATTTATTCAAATGATATTAATGTAAAAGTTGGAAACACCGTTGCTTTATCGAGCGTAAACGCGAATACAACGACGCCAAACAAAATAGAAGTGAGAGTCTACGATAATAAATTTAATAACGGAACAGCTAAGATTTCTTCTTCGACAAACGGCGTTGAAATGAAAAACAACAATTAA
- a CDS encoding type IX secretion system membrane protein PorP/SprF has translation MQHADRVHFYLSSAYTFILNSEIALTPSFITRYVNGAPFSTDFATTASFNNNFNFAIGYRTDKTLAGLTQLTISNRMVVGLAYEYSLRSELINKARGTTELFLQFQL, from the coding sequence GTGCAACATGCAGATAGAGTACATTTTTATCTAAGTAGTGCCTATACCTTTATTCTAAATTCAGAAATAGCCTTAACACCATCTTTCATAACACGTTACGTTAATGGCGCACCGTTTTCTACAGATTTCGCAACAACGGCATCATTTAATAATAATTTTAATTTTGCTATAGGCTATAGAACCGATAAAACTTTGGCTGGTTTAACCCAACTCACAATAAGCAACAGAATGGTTGTTGGCTTAGCTTACGAATATAGTTTAAGAAGTGAACTCATCAACAAAGCAAGAGGAACTACAGAATTATTTTTACAGTTTCAGCTTTAA